The sequence TGAAATTGGCAAAGCGATCGTAGAGAAGGTTGCCCAGTATAAATGAAACGCAGGAGCCGATAAATAGCATCGGCTCCTACGTTTATAGCAACTTCTCGTTTTCCCGCAACAGTGGGCGAATCAAGAAAGCAATGCGTAAACGCAATGTTTCATCAGGCTTTTTTAAATCACAGCCAAGCAGTTCCTCGCATTTTTTGATTCGGTAAATGACCGTGTTGCGATGGATCGCCATGACTTTTGCGGTTTCCGCCACTTGGCAATTATGATTAATATAGATGGACAGTGTACGGGCTAGTTCCGCTTGGTCGGGAGATTCTGGTGTTGCTAAGCTTTGCAAGGCGGTTTGGCAAAAGGCAGTAAGCTTCTCAGACGGAATCATTTGCAGCATGTCAGCCAGCTCTTGGGCGCGGTGCGTTTTGATGAAGCTTTGCAAATGTTCTCGGTAGCCAGACTGAAGGGCCGCCGTCGCTTCCTTGTATAAGCTTGCCGCTTCACTTAAGCTGGCGAAGCTGGAGATGCCAAACGATACGCCAGAGCGGAAGAATGCCTGTATGTCTTGTTGAACGGTGTCTATTTCCGCAACCAACTTTGCTTCTTCGTTGTTTGAACGGTCACTTTCAATAACGACAACATACACATCATTCTTCCAAAACACATGACTAGTTGGATACCGTTCGCGAAACAGCCGTACAAGAAGGCTATACAGGTCTTCATGTTGCTTAAGCGCTTCTTCGTTAGTCGGCAACCCGCTAGCGTTATCTAAGTGAGCAGCAATGAATACATATTCTTTGTTGGCAGAGAAAGGATACGCTTCGCCGTGCTCCTTTTCGAGAGGGCGGCGCCCTTCGACTAAGTCGGAAAAAAAGCTATTTTGGGCAAGCCGGGCTTGTTGCTCAGCTGCATGAAGCTTCATCAGCTCAAACGACAGGACGTTGGCTGCCTGTTCGATTGCAAGCGCAAACGGGCAATCACTTTTTGACGCTGAGCCGAGCACAATTAAGTACCCTTTTCGTGCACAGGCTGTTCGAATCGGAAAGACAGCGCACGGATTCTTGCCTTCCCGCAGGATGGATAGCTGCAACGTCGGCAGCTGTTTGCTTGAAATCAACTCCCGCAGGCGCCAGTATTTTTCAAAAAAGGAGTCATTCGTGACAGGATCGGAAGACGCGATTATATCCAATTGGTCATTTAACAGCAATGCGGGCACATTGAGCATAGAGGCCAATTGTACGACAACAGATGTGCCATTTCCGCCAGCCACAATCACATCGGCAAAGTGGCGGTGGATCTCCAACGCTTGATGGAGCTCTGTCGTCTGCCCTTTTAAAAGAAACTGCGTCAACTGATGGACGAATTCGCTAAAATGAATCGTATCTGGTAGTTCAAACAAAGGCAGCTGAAGACGGTTGCATGCGTCAATAACAACGGCAGGGATCGTTTTCTCTAGTCGTTTAGTCCGCACCACCAGGCCTGCGCAATTTTGCTTTGATAGTTCCTGGACAAAGGCAACAAGGGAATACGGATGCCTTTTTTTAAGAGTAGCAGCGAGCAGCAATTGATGGGGTTCCATGTAGGCACCTGGATCAAAGGAATGAATCATATTGGCAGAACGAAGCGGCTTATCGAGCCCACGTTTGCCTGCGAGCAGACGGGCCTTTGCAAAGACAGGCAACGCCAACAAGTCTTTCATTTGCATGAATATCACCTTATTAGAAATAGATGGTAGAGGCTATGTTAAGTATACGGTTCAGCGGCAGTTTGGAGGAAAAGTACGTAAAGAAATGTAACAGGATTTATGGAAATCGCTTGTTTTCGATCACCAAAAAATTCCATACGATGGCCAACGTCTTATTGAAACGAGGAAACGTTAATAAATGGATTGTCAGATAATCTGACAAAAACCAGGGATCGTTTACGAACATGTGCTACTATACTCCTATTAAAAAATGAACATAGCCTTTCAGGGTTCCGCCACACATTGGGACAGGTCCGGGAAGGCGGCATCAATTGATGTTTGAACTGGGAGGAAAAGTCCGGTGAAGGCCATGACGTGGTCTTCATCGGACTTTTTTTAAGGACATGTTCAGCAGACATGGAGGGAAAATACGTGGCAGGAAAAATCGTCGAATCTGATTTTGAATGGCAGGCGGTTCCGCAAGGGCGGCGGCGTGGTTTTTGGCAAATGTTTGTGTTAATGGTAGGCTTCACATTTTTTTCGGCGAGTATGTTGGCGGGAGGCACGCTTGGGCAAGGCTTGTCTTTTAGTCGGTTTCTCATTACTGTTTTAGTAGGCAATTTTATTCTTGGCGTATATACAGGGGCACTGGCCTACATCGCAGCAAAGACAGGGTTATCTACCCATTTGTTGACACGGTTTGCGTTTGGTGAAAAAGGCTCCTATTTGCCTTCCCTGCTTCTGAGCGTTACGCAAATTGGCTGGTTTGGCGTAGGGTTAATGATGCTTGCCGTGCCTGTGCAAAAAGTAACAGGTGTTGACTTATGGCTGCTTCTCCTTTTAGGCGGCGTCCTGATGACAGCGACTGCCTATTTAGGTGTAAAGGCATTGACGATGTTAAGCTTTGTCGCAGTACCAGCGATCGCAGTATTAGGGACAATCTCTAGTTCCATTGCTGTCAATGATATGGGCGGCCCGGCTCAATTGTTTGCTTATCAGCCGACGGAAGGAATCGGCATCGCGGCTGCCTTATCGGTTTGTATTGGCTCCTTTATAAGCGGCGGCACGTTGACTCCTGATTTTGCCCGTTATGGCTCAAGCAAAAAAGTCGCGGTGTCGACGACAGTGATTGCCTTCTTTTTAGGCAACTCGTTAATGTTTTTGTTCGGTGCAGTCGGCGCAATATCCACTGGTTTTGCTGAAATTTCAGAAGTCATGTTTACACAAGGGCTGATTTGGCCGGCGATTTTTGCGCTCGGTTTAAACATTTGGACGACCAATGACAGCGCCTTGTATGCTTCAGGGCTAGGGCTTTCCAATGTCACGAAGTTTTCGAAGAAAAAGCTAGTCTTGGTTAATGGGTTAGTCGGCACGCTGCTTGCTTATTGGCTGTATACGAATTTTGTCAGCTGGCTAGACTTTTTAAATTTAACGTTGCCGCCAATAGGCGCGATTGTGCTAGTCGATTATTTTATAATTAAAAAAGGCACTTACGCTCCTTTCAAGCAAGCTTCGTTTAAAGCTGTGCGCGCAAATGCGTTAATTGCGTGGCTCATTGGCTTGGCAGGGGCGCTGTTCGTGCCTGGCATCCAGCCCCTTAACGCCCTAATTTTTGCAGCACTCTCCTATATATGTTTGGAGAAAATTGTAAATAGAAAAGGAGAACAACTCTGATGATGATTAAACAAGCTGCTTTGCGCGGCAAAGTTGGTTTATGGGATATTTGGCTGAAAGACGGAAAGATCGCTAAAATTGCTCAAAATATTGAAGCAGAAGGGGAACAAATCATCGAAGCAGATGGAAACCTAGTCATCCCCCCTTTTATTGAACCGCACATCCATTTAGACTCGACGCTAACGGCAGGAGATCCAAATTGGAATTTATCAGGGACGTTATTTGAAGGCATCCAGCGTTGGGCTGAACGAAAAGAAAAACTAACACACGAAGATGTCAAAGAACGGGCGACCAAAGCGCTCAAATGGCAAATTAGCCAAGGGATTCAACATGTGCGCACACATGTTGATACGACCGATCCCAATTTGACGGCGCTCAAAGCACTCCTTGAAGTAAAGGAAGAAATGAAACCATTTGTTGATATCCAGCTGGTCGCTTTCCCACAAGAAGGCATTCTATCTTATCCGCAAGGGCAGGAGCTGCTAGAAGAAGCACTAAAACTAGGCGCTGACGTCGTTGGCGGGATCCCCCATTATGAATTTACAAGAGAAATGGGCGTAAAATCAGTTGAGGTTGCCTTTCATCTAGCCGAGAAATATGACAAACTCCTTGATTTCCACTGTGATGAAACAGACGATGAGCAATCGCGCTTCATCGAAACGGTAGCGGCGCTTGCTTACGAAAGCGGAATGAAAGAGCGGGTAACAGCATCCCATACGACGGCGATGCATTCGTACAATGGCCCATATGTCAGCAAATTGCTCCGTGTTTGCCAGCTGGCTGAGCTCAATTTTATCGCCAACCCACTTGTCAATACGCACTTGCAAGGGCGGTTTGACCACCATCCTGTCCGCCGTGGAATTACACGAGTCAAACAACTGCATGAGGCAGGGCTAAATGTTTGTTTCGGCCATGACGACATCTTTGACCCGTGGTACCCACTAGGCACTGGCAATATGCTGCAAGTGCTATTTATGGGACTTCATGTAAGCCATCTAACAGGGTATGAGCAAATTAGCCAGTCCCTTGATTTTATTACCGAAAATAGTGCTAAAACGTTGTACATTACAGACGAATACGGCATCGAAGAAGGGAAGCCGGCAAACATGATCCTTGTCGATGAAAAAGATGAGTTCAACTTGATCCGTCGCCAAGCGCCTGTGCTTGCCTCAATTAGAAACGGAAAGATCATCGCCAAGACCGCCCCGGCCGAAACGACTGTCCATTTGCATGAAGAAGAGCAAGTACGGTTTTCTTTGTGAGTTAATATCACATAGCGGGATGTATCATTAGTATGACCAAAACTTTATAATTGGTAAAAAGGGTTTATCATCCTCTGTGGAAAATATAGTAACGTCTTATAAAAGATGCTTTTGACTCAGATGAGCCTTTTATAAGGCGACTATATTTAGAGAAGAGTGACTGAATTGAGGGAATTCTTAGTACCCTATGTCATAATTTCTTTGTTAGCAAGTAGGTGTGGCGCTGAAAAACTTGGTGTGTGGGGAAATTATCAGAATCAGGCTGGAGGTTGGTTTTATGCAGACTAACAAACAAAGGCGGTCTTTAAAAACGAGCCAGAAAATTGTTTACTTTTTTGTTCTTCCTATTTTAGCCTTAGCCGTAGTCTTAGGTATTTTAGGAGCAGTCACTTTCAATTTATTTTTATTTTAAAGGAAAAAAGGCATGGCTTTCTCAGCTTGTTGACAGGGTTAAGATGGTCGACAGGCTTTTTTATATGTAGAAAGGGAGACTACGGCACGAATGGCATAACTCGTCATGAGGTATGCCATTCTGTTTTTTACTTGTCTACTTGGCCATGTTTGTTGGCGTCGACAGAATGAAGGAGCAAAAAGCACTCGCCTTTAACGTGGAGCTCTTCGCTTTGCAATAGGCTTTCGTAAATGGCATCGACAAATGCAAGGCTCTTTAGTGAGTCAGGGAGTTTGACCGTTGCTTCTGTTTTACTGCGGTTAACCGCAAATAAAAGCAGCTCTTCGCCAACGGATGTGGAATACAACAGCACATCCTCGGTGCCTGAGTCATAAAACTGCAATGTGTCATAGGTGCCCATTGAATGGTGAGTTTTGCGGAGCTTAATTAGTTTTTGCAGAAATTGGAATAGCTCCTGATCTTGTTGGTCTTCCTCCCACACCATGCATGCGCGGCAACCAGGGTCATTTTCTCCGGCCATGCCGATTTCATCCCCGTAATAAATACAAGGTGAGCCAGGAAAGGAAAACAGCAATAAGTAGGAAAGTTTGACTAATTTTTTGTTGCCCCCACTTACAGTTAAAATTCTTGGTGTGTCATGGCTGCCGAGCAAATTGAACTGGACTTCGTTCACCAATTTTGGGTAACTGTACAAATGTTTTGTAACCGCGTGTTGAAAAGTGGTTGCGCTTTTGCCGTGTTGGACAAAGTCAAAAATCGCGTCAGTGAGCGGATAGTTCATGACCCCATCGAATTGGTCGCCTTGCAGCCAAGGATAAGCGTTATGCCATATTTCACCGAGAATATACAAATCTGGTTTTAATGCTTTGACTCTTTTGCGAAACTCACGCCAGAAGGCATGGTCGACTTCATTGGCGACATCTAAACGCCAACCGTCAATGTCAAACTCCTTAATCCAATACGTAGCTACGTTCAATAAATAGTCTCTTACTTTTTCATTTGCTGTATTTAGTTTTGGCATTAAAGGGGTAAAGGCAAACGTATCGTAATTAGGTGGTTCCTCTGCCCGAACGGGAAATTGGCGGATATGAAACCAATCGCTATATTCTGATTCCTGCTGGTGTTTGAGTACATCTTGAAAAGGTGGAAAGTACAGGCCAGCATGGTTGAAGACGGCATCAAGCATGACTCGAATTCCGCGCTTATGGCATTCATCAACAAGCCGTTTAAGTGTCGTTTCATCTCCAAACTGGGGATCTACTTTTAAATAATCAATCGTATCGTATTTATGGTTGGAAAACGCTTTAAAGATTGGCGTTAAATAAATGCCGTTAATCCCTAGTTTCTGCAAATAATCAAGACGGTCGACAATCCCTTGAAGATCCCCGCCGAAATAATTGGTTGCAGTCGGGGGTGCACTTCCCCAAGCCAAAGTACTTTCAGGGTCACGAGAATGATCGCCATTGGCAAAACGTTCAGGAAAGATTTGATACCAGACCGTTTCTTTTACCCATTCAGGCGGTGTAAACAAATCGGCTTGATTCATATAGGGAAAACAAAAATAATCGCTTATGTCTTTTGCTAGCGTATCGCGAAACCCGCTTTCTCCATAGTAAATCGTCTCATCCTTTGCCTTAATTTCGAACCCGTAACGGAGGCGATGGTATGGCGGGTTCACTTCCACAGACCAATAATCATGTTCTCCATCGGCCCCACCGTGTGTCATTGTTTTTTTGGCAGTTACCCATTCGTTATCCGCCCAATCGTAAGGATCTCCATAAATAAGAATGACCTCATGAGCATTGTCTTTGCGCGTGCGAAGACGGATGTGGATCGTGTCTTTGTCATAAGCGTAAGCATCCTCACTTTTCGGGCGATGGTAGATCGCTGCTTTCATTTAAAACAAGCTCCCTTCTAAACGAGAATCGTAAGCGTTTTCTTGATTGTTATTTTCAGCCTATGAGATGAAGGAGTGAAAGTCAAGGAAAAAGGCAAACGTTTGCAATTAAATTAAAATAAAATAGTTGTTTTCGAAGAATGAACATAATATAATGGCGTTGAAAGTGTGTTGTAACCGATTTCATTTTATGGCGTTTAATTGTGCAAACGATTTCACTATTGTTTGCGTTCTTGCAAGGCCGGATGCTCTGCCTTGCAGAAAAAACAAGACCATTTAAGGGGGAAAAAACGAGTGAAAAAAGCGACATCTCTTTTATCGTCTGCCGTCTTCGTTGTGACGTTGACTGGTTTGCTTACTGCGTGTGGTCCTGATCGCGACGAAGGGAATGGCTCAGCAAGTGAGGGTAGTGCAACGCCTGCTAATGAGGAGCAAGATGGAGCAGCACCAGAAAAGCCAGAAGTGTTAACGATGTGGGTCAACGATGAAGAAGTACAGTTAGATGCTTATGAACAAATTGTAGAAAAGTATGAAGAGGAGACTGGAATTTCCGTAGAGATCACACCGTTTAGTATGCTCGACCAATTGGAGTCACTTTCCTTAGATGCGGCGGCTGGCGGCGGTCCTGACCTTTTTTACCAACCGAACGATCGCCTAGGTGACATTTATTTGCAAGGGTTAGCCGCTGAGCTTGAGTTAACTTCGGAACAATTAGAAGGCTATACAGAAGGAGCAATTCAAGCATTAAATTATGACGGGGTCCAGCTAGGAATCCCGGCCGTCATTGAAACCTATGCTCTGTACTATAATACCGAGCTTGTTCCAGAGGCGCCTAAGACAATAGAAGAGCTAGAGCAAATTGCAGCGGATCTAACGAATGCCAGTGCCGATGAATATGGATTTTTATTTGAAGGCACAAACTTTTATTACCTTTATCCGTTTATAGAAGCTCACGGAGGATACGTGTTCGACCAGGATGGTGAAGGCGTATATGACACATCCAACATTGGACTGGCAAATGAAGGAACAGTAGAAGGGGCGAATTTAATTCAATCTTGGTATGAAGCAGGCTACTTACCAGTAGGAATCACCGACGATATTATAAAAGGTTATTTCCGAGATGGACAAGTAGGAGCAGTCATTTCAGGACCTTGGAACGTTTCTGAATTCTCAGAGGCGCTTGGAGATCAATTGGCAGTTGCGCCTCTCCCAACAATTGATGGGAAAAACCTGTCCTCGTATTCAGGGGTAAAAGGTTGGTTAGTGAATGAGTATAGCGAAAATCAATATTGGGCAACCGACTTAGCTCTATACATTACAAATCCAGAAAGCGCCCTAACGTACTTTGAAGTAGCAGGGGAATTGCCTGCCCGTACAGACGTGGAGATCGATGATGAACTGCGGCAACCGTTTTTGCAACAAGCAGAATACGCGGTACCAATGCCAAACATTCCAGCAATGTCATCGGTATGGGATCCGATGGGGGACGCATTTGAATTTATTTCTCAAGGTGAGGATCCACAGGAAGTGCTAGAAGAAGCAGTGCAACAAATTGCTGATAAGATCGCCCTTCAAGAAAATTAAGTTTGTTAAATGGATGGAGAGGTTACTCTCCATCCACTTGATTTCGCAGAGGTCATTGTCATGCAGAGGAGGAAGAACTAATGAAACTAGAAGTAGGCGAGAGGACAGGACGAAATCATCCAAAACGAGCACTCTGTTTGTCCATCATCCCTGGGTTGGGGCAACTGTATAATAGGCGTTATGGAAAAGGGTCGGTCTTTTTCATTCTCTTTGCTGCCTTCATCATTGTCTTTTATGACATTTTAAATATTGGTTATTGGGGGATTCTAACGTTAGGGACATTGGAGAGGGTTGATGATTCGCGGATGCTGTTAGCCCAAGGGATCATTGCCCTTATTTTAACGGTTTTTGCTATTGGTTTCTATTTATTCAATTTACGCGATGCATATAAGGATGCAAAACGTATTCAACAAGGATGGCGAATACCCTCGCTCCGTGAAAGCTTCCAGCAAGCATGGGACAAAGGGTTTCCGTATTTGCTAGTTGGCCCAGGGCTGGTCTTTTTAATTTTCACTGTCGTTTTTCCTCTTTTGTTTATGATCGGGCTTGCTTTTACAAACTATACCCTTTACAATGCCCCACCACGAAACTTGCTTGACTGGGTAGGGTTTGAAAATTTTGTCCAGCTTGTCACTGTACCGATTTGGCGAGAAACATTTTTTAGCGTCTTTTCGTGGACGTTAATTTGGACATTTGTCGCTACCACATGCCAAGTTGGGCTAGGCTTATTATTAGCGATTATGGTTAACGATCCACGAATTAAGTTTAAAAAATTCATTCGTACGATCCTTATCCTCCCATGGGCTGTGCCCGCCTTTGTGACCATTTTAATTTTTTCAGCAATGTTTAACGACAATTTTGGTGCAATTAATCGGGATATATTCATTCCTTTGTTTGGCCACGGTTTTCCTTGGCTGACCGATCCTTTTTGGGCACGGTTTGCGCTAATTATGATTCAAACATGGCTCGGCTTTCCGTTTGTATTTGCTTTGTTCACCGGTGTTCTGCAAAGCATTTCGAGCGATTGGTATGAAGCTGCGGATATGGACGGAGCCAACCGTTGGCAAAAATTTCGCCATATTACGCTGCCACATCTTTTATTTGCGACTGCGCCACTACTGATCATGCAATATACAGGAAACTTTAACAACTTCTCGATCATTTACTTATTTAACCAAGGGGGACCGCCGATTCGTGGGCAAAACGCTGGCGGCACCGATATTTTGATTTCATGGGTGTACAGTCTCACATTTGAGAACTCACAGTACAGTATGGCTGCCGCAATTTCAATTATCATTGGTTTGATTGTAGCGGGCTTTGCTTTGTTCCAGTTCAGACGAAGCCGCTCATTTAAAGAGGAGGGGAGCATCTAATGAATAAAAAGCAAAAGTCAAGGCTCGAAGTGACTGCCATTTACCTGTTTTTGCTTATTATGGGCGTCATCATTCTTTACCCTCTTCTATGGACGATCGGGCTGTCGTTTAACCCTGGGACGAGTTTACATTCTTCAAAAATGATTCCAGAAACAATTTCGTTGCGCCATTACGAATGGTTGTTCTTTGATCCGCGCAGCAATTATGTGCAGTGGTATAAAAACACGCTCATTGTCGCCAGTATTACGTCTTTATGTGCAACATTTCTTGTCGCCTTAACGGCTTATGCCTTTTCCCGTTATCGCTTTGTTGGGCGGACCCACGGGCTGTATGCGTTTTTATTATTACAAATGTTCCCTGTCATGATGGCGATGGTTGCTCTGTATATTTTATTAAATACTGTCCAATTGCTTGATACACTTCTTGGGCTTATCCTTATCTATGTGGGAACCTCGATTCCGATGAACGCG is a genomic window of Shouchella clausii containing:
- a CDS encoding PucR family transcriptional regulator; amino-acid sequence: MQMKDLLALPVFAKARLLAGKRGLDKPLRSANMIHSFDPGAYMEPHQLLLAATLKKRHPYSLVAFVQELSKQNCAGLVVRTKRLEKTIPAVVIDACNRLQLPLFELPDTIHFSEFVHQLTQFLLKGQTTELHQALEIHRHFADVIVAGGNGTSVVVQLASMLNVPALLLNDQLDIIASSDPVTNDSFFEKYWRLRELISSKQLPTLQLSILREGKNPCAVFPIRTACARKGYLIVLGSASKSDCPFALAIEQAANVLSFELMKLHAAEQQARLAQNSFFSDLVEGRRPLEKEHGEAYPFSANKEYVFIAAHLDNASGLPTNEEALKQHEDLYSLLVRLFRERYPTSHVFWKNDVYVVVIESDRSNNEEAKLVAEIDTVQQDIQAFFRSGVSFGISSFASLSEAASLYKEATAALQSGYREHLQSFIKTHRAQELADMLQMIPSEKLTAFCQTALQSLATPESPDQAELARTLSIYINHNCQVAETAKVMAIHRNTVIYRIKKCEELLGCDLKKPDETLRLRIAFLIRPLLRENEKLL
- the codB gene encoding cytosine permease; the encoded protein is MEGKYVAGKIVESDFEWQAVPQGRRRGFWQMFVLMVGFTFFSASMLAGGTLGQGLSFSRFLITVLVGNFILGVYTGALAYIAAKTGLSTHLLTRFAFGEKGSYLPSLLLSVTQIGWFGVGLMMLAVPVQKVTGVDLWLLLLLGGVLMTATAYLGVKALTMLSFVAVPAIAVLGTISSSIAVNDMGGPAQLFAYQPTEGIGIAAALSVCIGSFISGGTLTPDFARYGSSKKVAVSTTVIAFFLGNSLMFLFGAVGAISTGFAEISEVMFTQGLIWPAIFALGLNIWTTNDSALYASGLGLSNVTKFSKKKLVLVNGLVGTLLAYWLYTNFVSWLDFLNLTLPPIGAIVLVDYFIIKKGTYAPFKQASFKAVRANALIAWLIGLAGALFVPGIQPLNALIFAALSYICLEKIVNRKGEQL
- a CDS encoding cytosine deaminase yields the protein MMIKQAALRGKVGLWDIWLKDGKIAKIAQNIEAEGEQIIEADGNLVIPPFIEPHIHLDSTLTAGDPNWNLSGTLFEGIQRWAERKEKLTHEDVKERATKALKWQISQGIQHVRTHVDTTDPNLTALKALLEVKEEMKPFVDIQLVAFPQEGILSYPQGQELLEEALKLGADVVGGIPHYEFTREMGVKSVEVAFHLAEKYDKLLDFHCDETDDEQSRFIETVAALAYESGMKERVTASHTTAMHSYNGPYVSKLLRVCQLAELNFIANPLVNTHLQGRFDHHPVRRGITRVKQLHEAGLNVCFGHDDIFDPWYPLGTGNMLQVLFMGLHVSHLTGYEQISQSLDFITENSAKTLYITDEYGIEEGKPANMILVDEKDEFNLIRRQAPVLASIRNGKIIAKTAPAETTVHLHEEEQVRFSL
- a CDS encoding glycoside hydrolase family 13 protein; protein product: MKAAIYHRPKSEDAYAYDKDTIHIRLRTRKDNAHEVILIYGDPYDWADNEWVTAKKTMTHGGADGEHDYWSVEVNPPYHRLRYGFEIKAKDETIYYGESGFRDTLAKDISDYFCFPYMNQADLFTPPEWVKETVWYQIFPERFANGDHSRDPESTLAWGSAPPTATNYFGGDLQGIVDRLDYLQKLGINGIYLTPIFKAFSNHKYDTIDYLKVDPQFGDETTLKRLVDECHKRGIRVMLDAVFNHAGLYFPPFQDVLKHQQESEYSDWFHIRQFPVRAEEPPNYDTFAFTPLMPKLNTANEKVRDYLLNVATYWIKEFDIDGWRLDVANEVDHAFWREFRKRVKALKPDLYILGEIWHNAYPWLQGDQFDGVMNYPLTDAIFDFVQHGKSATTFQHAVTKHLYSYPKLVNEVQFNLLGSHDTPRILTVSGGNKKLVKLSYLLLFSFPGSPCIYYGDEIGMAGENDPGCRACMVWEEDQQDQELFQFLQKLIKLRKTHHSMGTYDTLQFYDSGTEDVLLYSTSVGEELLLFAVNRSKTEATVKLPDSLKSLAFVDAIYESLLQSEELHVKGECFLLLHSVDANKHGQVDK
- a CDS encoding sugar ABC transporter substrate-binding protein → MKKATSLLSSAVFVVTLTGLLTACGPDRDEGNGSASEGSATPANEEQDGAAPEKPEVLTMWVNDEEVQLDAYEQIVEKYEEETGISVEITPFSMLDQLESLSLDAAAGGGPDLFYQPNDRLGDIYLQGLAAELELTSEQLEGYTEGAIQALNYDGVQLGIPAVIETYALYYNTELVPEAPKTIEELEQIAADLTNASADEYGFLFEGTNFYYLYPFIEAHGGYVFDQDGEGVYDTSNIGLANEGTVEGANLIQSWYEAGYLPVGITDDIIKGYFRDGQVGAVISGPWNVSEFSEALGDQLAVAPLPTIDGKNLSSYSGVKGWLVNEYSENQYWATDLALYITNPESALTYFEVAGELPARTDVEIDDELRQPFLQQAEYAVPMPNIPAMSSVWDPMGDAFEFISQGEDPQEVLEEAVQQIADKIALQEN
- a CDS encoding sugar ABC transporter permease — its product is MKLEVGERTGRNHPKRALCLSIIPGLGQLYNRRYGKGSVFFILFAAFIIVFYDILNIGYWGILTLGTLERVDDSRMLLAQGIIALILTVFAIGFYLFNLRDAYKDAKRIQQGWRIPSLRESFQQAWDKGFPYLLVGPGLVFLIFTVVFPLLFMIGLAFTNYTLYNAPPRNLLDWVGFENFVQLVTVPIWRETFFSVFSWTLIWTFVATTCQVGLGLLLAIMVNDPRIKFKKFIRTILILPWAVPAFVTILIFSAMFNDNFGAINRDIFIPLFGHGFPWLTDPFWARFALIMIQTWLGFPFVFALFTGVLQSISSDWYEAADMDGANRWQKFRHITLPHLLFATAPLLIMQYTGNFNNFSIIYLFNQGGPPIRGQNAGGTDILISWVYSLTFENSQYSMAAAISIIIGLIVAGFALFQFRRSRSFKEEGSI
- a CDS encoding sugar ABC transporter permease — its product is MNKKQKSRLEVTAIYLFLLIMGVIILYPLLWTIGLSFNPGTSLHSSKMIPETISLRHYEWLFFDPRSNYVQWYKNTLIVASITSLCATFLVALTAYAFSRYRFVGRTHGLYAFLLLQMFPVMMAMVALYILLNTVQLLDTLLGLILIYVGTSIPMNAFLVKGYFDTIPRDLDESAKLDGAGHFRIFFTIMLPLAKPILAVVALFNFMSPFMDFILPRIILRSPENYTLALGLFNFVSDQFANNFTRFAAGSVLIAVPIAAVFLFLQRYLITGLSSGATKG